A window of Enterobacter ludwigii genomic DNA:
TGGTGAAAAATGCCGTGCTGGGCATGGCGCAAAAACGCTCTCCGGCACTCGCTGCGTGGATTGATAGCCACGTGAGTTTTCCCGGAACCATGGTCGACAGGATTGTTCCTGCTGCAACAGAGGCCTCACTGGCGGAAATCACCGAAACGCTCGGCGTTGAAGATCCGTGCGCCATCAGCTGCGAACCGTTTATTCAGTGGGTGGTGGAAGATAATTTTGTTGCCGGCCGTCCGGCGTGGGAAGTGGCGGGCGTCCAGATGGTGCAGGATGTTCTGCCGTGGGAGCAGATGAAGTTACGCATGCTTAACGGCAGCCACTCTTTCCTGGCTTATCTCGGGTATCTCGCCGGCTATGCGCATATCAATGAATGTATGGAAGACGCAGCCTTCCGCAAAGCCGCCCGTCGGCTCATGCTCGATGAACAGGCACCCACATTACGCATTAAGGATGTCGATCTCACCGCATACGCCGATAGCCTGCTTGAACGCTTTGCTAACCCGGCCTTGCAGCACCGTACCTGGCAAATTGCAATGGACGGTAGCCAGAAGCTGCCCCAGAGAATGCTGGACGGGATCCGCGTCCATCTTGAGCGAAAAACGCCGTGGCTGCTGCTGGCTCTGGGCGTGGCCGGCTGGATACGCTACGTCAGCGGGACTGACGAACACGGAAACACAATTGACGTCCGCGATCCCCTCAGCGATAAAATCCGCACGATTGTTGACGCCAGCAGCGACGACGATCGCGTCAACGCGCTGCTGGGGCTGAACGAGGTCTTTGGACACGATCTCGCCCAAAATAGCGTTTTTGTTGAAGCTGTCAGCCAGGCATATCAGCGCATTGCCCGCCACGGTGCACGTCAGGCTGTTATTGAAACGTTAAATCTTTAACGATTATTGCGCTTAACACGAACGGAGGTGACCTCCGTTCGCCCTTCCCCTTCTCATTGCGCCCTTTTTTCGCCAGGATAAGAGATAATTGTTATAGCATCACAATTCTCTTCTGGAGCGCACGTGACCAAAACCAACCTCATCACCGGTTTTCTCGGCAGCGGTAAAACCACGTCAATTCTTCACCTGCTGGCGAACAAAGATCCGGCCGAGAAATGGGCCGTTCTGGTCAATGAATTTGGCGAAGTGGGCATCGACGGCGCATTACTGTCGGACAGCGGCGCGATGATCAAAGAGATCCCAGGCGGATGCATGTGCTGCGTCAATGGCTTGCCCATGCAGGTAGGACTCAATACCTTGCTACGTCAGGGAAAACCCGATCGCCTGCTGATTGAACCCACCGGGCTGGGTCACCCGAAGCAGATCCTTGATTTACTGACCGCACCGGTTTACGAGCCGTGGATTGATCTGCGTGCCACCCTGTGCCTGCTCGATCCTCGCCAGCTTCTGGATGATAAAGCGGTGGCCAATGAGAACTTCCGCGATCAACTCGCCTCAGCAGACATTATCGTTGCTAATAAAGAAGATCGCGCCACGGCTGAAAGCCAGTCCGCGCTGGACGCGTGGTGGCAACATTTCGGGAGTAATCGTCAACGGGTGCAGACCACTCAGGGGAGGATTGATAGCGCCCTGCTCGACCTTCCTCGTCTGAACATAGCGGAACTTCCGGCCAGTGCAGAGCATGCCCATAGCCACCCGGTGAAACAAGGTCTGGCTGCCCTCAGCCTGCCGGAACACCAGCGCTGGCGTCGTAATCTGAATAGTGGTCAGGGGTATCAGGCCTGTGGATGGATCTTCGATGCAGATACCGTTTTTGACACCATCGGGATCCTTGAGTGGGCCAGACTTGCTCCGGTCGATCGCGTTAAAGGGATCATGCGCACACCAGACGGACTGGTACGGATCAATCGTCAGGGTGAAGATTTCTTTATTGAAACGCAAAATGTCGCCCCGCCGGACAGCCGAATTGAGTTAATTAGTGCGGTTAACGCCGACTGGAATGCCCTGCAGTCCAGCCTGTTGAAGCTTCGTTTAAGTTTGGGCGGCTAACGTTGCCCCTGTTTTCACTCTTTGCTGAACGTTATGACGACTCGATTTCCCCTGATATTACTGCTTAATGTCGCCGGTCTGGCGCTCTTTTTCTCCTGGTATATCCCGGCGAATCATGGTTTCTGGTTCCCGCTGGATTCTGCAATCTTTCACTTCTTCAACCAGGAGCTGGTGAAGAGCAATGCCTTTCTGTGGCTGGTAGCTATCACCAACAACCGCGCCTTCGACGGTTTTTCGTTGCTGGCAATGGGCTGCCTGATGCTCTCCTTCTGGTTGAAAGAGGATAAAGCAGGGCGTCGGCGTATTATGATTATCGGTCTGGTGATGCTGCTGTTTGCCGTGGTCATTAACCAGCTGGCAACCGCGATTATTCCGGTTAAGCGCTCCAGCCCAACGCTCTTCTTTAGCGATATTTATCGCGTCAGTGAGTTGCTGCATATTCCAACAAAAGATGCCTCGAAGGACAGTTTCCCTGGCGACCACGGCATGATGCTGCTTATTTTTTCCGCAGTTATGCTTCGTTATTTCGGCAAAAAAGCCTTTGCAATAGCCCTGATTATTTTTGTGGTTTTTGCTTTTCCACGCGTAATGATTGGCGCCCACTGGTTCACCGATATTGCCGTCGGTTCGCTCTCCGTTGCTCTGATTGCTCTACCGTGGTGTTTGATGACACCGTTGAGCGACGGGATAATAGCGCTGTTTGATCGCTATCTTCCCGGAAAAACGCAACAACAATTAAACAAATAACTAACCTAAATTAACGTTAGCTATCAGGGATCGACATGATCCCTGACAGGTCTCCTGCCGCGATCTTTTCTCACTGTCATATTCCTGTCATCACATTCATGATAAAAATGAATCAATTACGCGATAAGGTGGCGGATCTGTCGGTATTTTGAGCATTTCCATGTTTTTACTTTCTGTATCACAATTTCTTATAAAAAAAAGGCTTTTTTTACTCGCAATACCCCAGGCAATCGGTTAATCTCGAACTCGTTTTGCCCCATAGAGATAATTATTTCACTGGCTAATAATTTTGTGCGCTGTGCCACAAATGTGAGCAGAAAGAATTGTCTCAATGTGAACAGATAATTAGTCTCGTCACGTTTGGCATTTTTATAACGATATTTGTCGTTAAGGACTTCAAGGGAAAATAAACAAAATGGTCAAATCTCAACCGTTTCTGAGATATATCTTACGGGGGATCCCGGCGATAGCAGTCGCGGTACTGTTGTCTGCATGTAGTACATCGAACACCGCAAAGAATATGCATCCTGAGACGCGTGTTGTGGGAATGGAAGATTCCTCGTCACTGCAAGCCTCTCAGGATGAATTTGAAAATATGGTACGTAATCTGGACGTGAAGTCCCGCATTATGGACCAGTATGCTGACTGGAAAGGCGTGCGTTACCGTCTTGGCGGCAGCACGAAAACAGGTATTGATTGTTCCGGTTTTGTACAGCGTACTTTCCGTGAGCAATTCGGGTTAGATCTTCCGCGTTCGACTTACGAACAGCAGGAGATGGGCAAGTCGATTTCACGAACTAAACTGCGCACCGGTGACTTAGTTCTGTTCCGCGCCGGTTCTACAGGTCGACATGTGGGCATCTATATTGGTAATGACCAGTTTGTACATGCCTCCACCAGTAGCGGTGTGACCATTTCCAGCATGAACGAACCGTACTGGAAAAAGCGCTACAACGAAGCGCGCCGAGTACTGACCCGCAGTTAATATGGAAATTGTATCGTTGGTTATCCCTTGGCTGGCGATATGATGAAAAAAAGCACTGCTTCGGCGGTGTTTTTTTTTGCCCGTTACACTGAATACATTCGGCGGCAATTCAGGAACCACAACGTCTATGTTCACCCGCTACTTCTCCAGTAATCGCAAGATACTGATCCTCAGCATTATCACAGGCCTGATCGCTGCCCTGCTCCTGGGTTCATTGCAATTTTTCTGGAGCTACCACAAGCGGGACGTAAAATTCGACACTCTGATTAACGA
This region includes:
- a CDS encoding fructuronate reductase, translating into MKTIASTALPAHVQQPRYDRRQLRSRIVHFGFGAFHRAHQALLTNRVLNEKGGDWGICEISLFSGDVLMSQLRAQDHLFTVLEKGAKGNEAIIVGAVHECLNAKLDSLPAIIEKFCEPQVAIVSLTITEKGYCIDPATSKLDLQNPRIIHDLENPSEPHSAPGILVEALHRRRERGLPAFTVLSCDNIPDNGHVVKNAVLGMAQKRSPALAAWIDSHVSFPGTMVDRIVPAATEASLAEITETLGVEDPCAISCEPFIQWVVEDNFVAGRPAWEVAGVQMVQDVLPWEQMKLRMLNGSHSFLAYLGYLAGYAHINECMEDAAFRKAARRLMLDEQAPTLRIKDVDLTAYADSLLERFANPALQHRTWQIAMDGSQKLPQRMLDGIRVHLERKTPWLLLALGVAGWIRYVSGTDEHGNTIDVRDPLSDKIRTIVDASSDDDRVNALLGLNEVFGHDLAQNSVFVEAVSQAYQRIARHGARQAVIETLNL
- a CDS encoding GTP-binding protein; the protein is MTKTNLITGFLGSGKTTSILHLLANKDPAEKWAVLVNEFGEVGIDGALLSDSGAMIKEIPGGCMCCVNGLPMQVGLNTLLRQGKPDRLLIEPTGLGHPKQILDLLTAPVYEPWIDLRATLCLLDPRQLLDDKAVANENFRDQLASADIIVANKEDRATAESQSALDAWWQHFGSNRQRVQTTQGRIDSALLDLPRLNIAELPASAEHAHSHPVKQGLAALSLPEHQRWRRNLNSGQGYQACGWIFDADTVFDTIGILEWARLAPVDRVKGIMRTPDGLVRINRQGEDFFIETQNVAPPDSRIELISAVNADWNALQSSLLKLRLSLGG
- a CDS encoding phosphatase PAP2 family protein; amino-acid sequence: MTTRFPLILLLNVAGLALFFSWYIPANHGFWFPLDSAIFHFFNQELVKSNAFLWLVAITNNRAFDGFSLLAMGCLMLSFWLKEDKAGRRRIMIIGLVMLLFAVVINQLATAIIPVKRSSPTLFFSDIYRVSELLHIPTKDASKDSFPGDHGMMLLIFSAVMLRYFGKKAFAIALIIFVVFAFPRVMIGAHWFTDIAVGSLSVALIALPWCLMTPLSDGIIALFDRYLPGKTQQQLNK
- the mepS gene encoding bifunctional murein DD-endopeptidase/murein LD-carboxypeptidase: MVKSQPFLRYILRGIPAIAVAVLLSACSTSNTAKNMHPETRVVGMEDSSSLQASQDEFENMVRNLDVKSRIMDQYADWKGVRYRLGGSTKTGIDCSGFVQRTFREQFGLDLPRSTYEQQEMGKSISRTKLRTGDLVLFRAGSTGRHVGIYIGNDQFVHASTSSGVTISSMNEPYWKKRYNEARRVLTRS